One window of the Haloarcula halobia genome contains the following:
- a CDS encoding PHP-associated domain-containing protein: MEITNVPTRVPNGVTSEGYAVDLHVKVLDEQVVKRAKDRGLDAIAYAPHFTRLPQIRKRARQFSDDQLTVVPARELFANSWQKRRHVLAVGLEEPVPDFLTLSATMAELRRQEAAVLVPHPGFLSVSLGLEELRHCRDVIDAVEVYNPKHLPHHNRRARKFASEMGLPTFTSSYAHLRGTVGEAWVEFERPLEGEQAVTEALRNGDPRRVLHRHGVGHQMRCAMEFAHLGYENTWEKFDRVMLQGTAPTHPDHVAYGGEFDDVKVY; this comes from the coding sequence ATGGAAATTACTAATGTACCGACCCGGGTACCGAATGGCGTGACGAGTGAGGGGTACGCCGTCGACCTGCACGTGAAGGTACTCGACGAGCAGGTCGTCAAACGGGCGAAAGACCGTGGACTGGACGCCATCGCGTACGCGCCACACTTCACGCGGTTGCCCCAGATCCGAAAGCGCGCCCGGCAGTTCTCGGACGACCAGCTGACCGTCGTCCCCGCCCGCGAGCTGTTCGCGAACTCCTGGCAGAAGCGGCGCCACGTCCTGGCCGTCGGCCTCGAGGAACCGGTCCCGGACTTCCTGACGCTGTCGGCGACGATGGCCGAACTGCGACGGCAGGAGGCCGCCGTGCTGGTCCCCCATCCGGGCTTCCTGAGCGTGAGCCTCGGCCTGGAGGAGCTACGCCACTGCCGGGACGTCATCGACGCCGTCGAGGTGTACAACCCAAAGCACCTCCCGCACCACAACCGGCGGGCCCGGAAGTTCGCCAGCGAGATGGGGCTGCCGACGTTCACGTCGTCGTACGCCCACCTGCGAGGGACCGTCGGCGAGGCGTGGGTCGAGTTCGAGCGCCCCCTCGAGGGCGAGCAGGCAGTCACCGAGGCGCTCCGGAACGGCGACCCGCGACGCGTCCTCCATCGCCACGGTGTCGGCCACCAGATGCGCTGTGCGATGGAGTTCGCCCACCTCGGCTACGAGAACACCTGGGAGAAGTTCGACCGGGTGATGCTCCAGGGGACGGCCCCGACGCATCCGGACCACGTCGCCTACGGTGGCGAGTTCGACGACGTGAAGGTGTATTAG
- a CDS encoding PAS domain S-box protein: MTGSGAVVEHVPEGAAVLDTETGDVVAANDRCARLCGHTPSSLEGESFRSLAPDDWVPEADLKTLVERAHDGRATFEWRIARPDASTVTLACAMKVDEADGHAVVTARERTGRQGRGREPAATPLDGRELLEELDAAAFVVGADGTFREVNGAAVDRLGYSRSELLSMGPADIRPSEDADYRAERPDAPEADAGVVETTYVTESGETVPVEVSVGAVTYRGERASLRVARDVSEREARTRRLRIFEQAVEQAGHAVYITDVDGTIEYVNPEFERLTGYEAADVLGETPAVLSSGIEDETYYEALWETILDGDVWEEEIENERADGGRYYADQTIAPIVRDGDVEKFVAIQQDVTGRKEREAELERCHGLIENVPVGVYRSTAGLAGTFVDVNPALVEMFDAESADDLLGTHVAERYRTPGQRELFGRKLERTGQVVEEELRLETMDGEPFWGSVTAIRREVEGTVYYDGIVQDITDRREKERELKFRERRFRRLFEDHNAPMLLIDPETGRIDRANGAAASLYGYDTGTLESMTIQDINQLDDEAVAQRRRAASEGETNRFIFPHELADGSVRQVEVDSSPIQTGDGTLLFSILHDVTERERTRERLERQNEQLELLNRVVRHDIRNDMSVVTGHAELLSDHVDDAGREHLETLIEHGDHVVELTKTVRTLMERMLEGGPEHGAVELAEILEREVSEVRSGHEEATVHVDHPLPDVTVQGNEMLASVFRNLLRNAVQHNDGSEPTVRVAVEARDGSVRVDVADDGPGVPDDQKDAIFGKGERGLDSTGTGLGLYLVRTFVEEFGGDVWVSDNDPEGAVFTVELPTAE; this comes from the coding sequence ATGACAGGGAGCGGGGCAGTCGTCGAACACGTTCCCGAGGGGGCGGCGGTACTCGACACCGAGACCGGCGACGTCGTCGCGGCGAACGACCGCTGTGCGCGACTCTGTGGGCACACGCCTTCGTCCCTCGAAGGCGAGTCGTTCCGATCGCTCGCCCCCGACGACTGGGTGCCCGAGGCGGACCTGAAGACGCTCGTCGAGCGGGCGCACGACGGCCGGGCCACGTTCGAGTGGCGGATCGCCCGGCCCGACGCGTCGACGGTCACGCTCGCGTGTGCGATGAAGGTCGACGAGGCGGACGGTCACGCTGTCGTCACGGCCCGCGAGCGGACCGGGAGACAGGGCAGGGGTCGCGAACCGGCCGCCACCCCCCTCGATGGGCGCGAACTGCTGGAAGAGCTGGACGCGGCGGCGTTCGTCGTCGGCGCGGACGGGACCTTCCGCGAGGTCAACGGCGCCGCCGTCGACCGACTGGGGTACTCGCGGTCGGAGCTGCTCTCGATGGGGCCGGCGGACATCCGGCCGTCCGAGGACGCCGACTACCGGGCGGAGCGGCCCGACGCCCCGGAGGCCGACGCCGGCGTCGTCGAGACGACCTACGTCACCGAGTCGGGCGAGACGGTCCCCGTCGAGGTGTCCGTTGGCGCGGTGACTTACCGCGGCGAGCGAGCGTCCCTGCGGGTCGCCCGAGACGTCAGCGAGCGGGAGGCGCGAACCCGTCGACTCCGGATCTTCGAGCAGGCGGTCGAACAGGCGGGCCACGCGGTCTACATCACCGACGTCGACGGGACCATCGAGTACGTCAACCCCGAGTTCGAGCGTCTGACCGGCTACGAGGCGGCCGACGTGCTCGGCGAGACGCCCGCCGTCCTCAGCAGCGGCATCGAGGACGAGACCTACTACGAGGCGCTCTGGGAGACCATCCTGGACGGCGACGTCTGGGAAGAAGAGATCGAGAACGAACGGGCCGACGGCGGGAGATACTACGCCGACCAGACCATCGCACCGATCGTCCGCGACGGTGACGTCGAGAAGTTCGTCGCCATCCAGCAGGACGTCACCGGCCGCAAGGAACGCGAGGCCGAACTGGAGCGGTGTCACGGGCTCATCGAGAACGTTCCGGTCGGCGTCTACCGGAGTACCGCGGGGCTCGCCGGGACGTTCGTCGACGTCAACCCCGCGCTCGTCGAGATGTTCGACGCCGAGTCGGCCGACGACCTGCTCGGTACCCACGTGGCCGAACGCTACCGGACGCCCGGCCAGCGCGAGCTCTTCGGCCGGAAACTCGAACGCACCGGTCAGGTCGTCGAGGAAGAGCTCAGGCTGGAGACGATGGACGGCGAGCCCTTCTGGGGCTCCGTGACCGCGATTCGTCGCGAGGTCGAGGGCACCGTCTACTACGACGGCATCGTGCAGGACATCACCGATCGCAGGGAGAAAGAGCGCGAGCTCAAGTTCCGCGAACGGCGGTTCCGCCGCCTGTTCGAGGACCACAACGCGCCGATGTTGCTCATCGACCCGGAGACCGGCCGCATCGACCGGGCCAACGGCGCCGCCGCGTCGTTGTACGGCTACGACACCGGGACGCTGGAGTCGATGACCATCCAAGACATCAACCAGCTCGACGACGAGGCGGTGGCACAACGTCGCCGGGCGGCCAGCGAAGGCGAGACCAACCGGTTCATCTTCCCCCACGAGCTGGCCGACGGGTCGGTCCGGCAGGTCGAAGTCGACTCCTCGCCCATCCAGACCGGCGACGGGACGCTGCTGTTCTCGATTCTCCACGACGTCACCGAGCGCGAGCGAACCAGAGAGCGCCTCGAACGGCAAAACGAGCAGCTCGAGCTGCTCAACCGGGTCGTCCGGCACGACATCCGCAACGACATGTCCGTGGTCACCGGCCACGCGGAACTGCTCTCCGACCACGTCGACGACGCGGGCCGCGAGCACCTCGAGACGCTGATCGAACACGGCGACCACGTCGTCGAGCTGACGAAGACGGTCCGCACGCTGATGGAGCGGATGCTCGAGGGGGGGCCCGAACACGGCGCCGTCGAACTGGCCGAGATCCTCGAACGAGAGGTCTCAGAGGTCCGCTCCGGACACGAGGAAGCGACGGTCCACGTCGACCACCCCCTGCCGGACGTGACGGTCCAGGGAAACGAGATGCTCGCCTCTGTGTTCCGGAACCTGCTCCGGAACGCCGTCCAGCACAACGACGGGTCGGAGCCGACGGTTCGCGTCGCGGTCGAGGCACGGGACGGGTCGGTCCGGGTGGACGTCGCCGACGACGGCCCGGGCGTCCCCGACGACCAGAAGGACGCGATATTCGGGAAGGGCGAGCGGGGGCTGGACAGTACGGGCACCGGTCTGGGTCTCTACCTGGTCCGCACCTTCGTCGAGGAGTTCGGCGGCGACGTGTGGGTGTCCGACAACGACCCGGAGGGTGCCGTCTTCACCGTCGAGCTCCCGACGGCCGAGTAA
- a CDS encoding pyridoxal phosphate-dependent aminotransferase, which produces MDYETPQFFRVMRYAQRADRDVVDMVSGNPDWDPPEGLRAGLREYAEADADSFQYPPSVGLRGLREEIAARRGVDVDRVLVTNGAGEANHLAMSGGLESFPGSEIILTDPVYPYYAGRVNYLGADLTLVPVDDDGHLRPAAVREAASDETAVIVVNSPNNPTGAVYDADAMAEFAAVAEATDALLVSDEVYDHFDYSGRFSSALERDSPNVVATNSVSKSLAITGFRVGYAVFPREDGPNGELLDRARTQHMLTNVTGSRPAQYAVARALETTSPDYYAACRSRLESRIDTFCGALADSGAAYDRPEGGFYVMARFPDFPGTFENVYELVDEAGVAGMPGEAFGESRADWIRFALVSPRVEEAATRLAAHFG; this is translated from the coding sequence ATGGACTACGAGACGCCACAGTTCTTCCGGGTGATGCGGTACGCCCAGCGGGCCGACCGAGACGTCGTCGACATGGTCTCGGGGAACCCCGACTGGGACCCGCCCGAGGGGCTCCGTGCGGGCCTCCGCGAGTACGCCGAGGCCGACGCCGACTCGTTCCAGTACCCGCCGAGCGTCGGTCTCCGTGGCCTGCGCGAGGAGATCGCCGCCCGGCGCGGCGTCGACGTCGACCGCGTCCTCGTCACCAACGGCGCCGGCGAGGCCAACCACCTCGCGATGAGCGGCGGCCTCGAGTCGTTCCCCGGGTCGGAGATCATCCTGACCGACCCGGTCTACCCGTACTACGCGGGTCGCGTGAACTACCTCGGGGCCGACCTGACGCTCGTCCCCGTCGACGACGACGGCCACCTCCGGCCCGCGGCCGTCCGCGAGGCCGCGAGCGACGAGACGGCGGTCATCGTGGTCAACTCGCCGAACAACCCGACCGGCGCCGTCTACGACGCCGACGCGATGGCCGAGTTCGCCGCCGTCGCAGAGGCCACCGACGCTCTGCTGGTCAGCGACGAGGTGTACGACCACTTCGACTACTCGGGCCGGTTCAGTTCGGCACTGGAACGGGACTCTCCGAACGTCGTCGCGACGAACTCCGTCTCCAAGTCGCTCGCGATCACTGGCTTCAGGGTCGGCTACGCCGTCTTCCCGCGCGAGGACGGGCCGAACGGGGAGCTGCTCGACCGCGCCCGGACCCAGCACATGCTCACGAACGTCACCGGGAGTCGGCCCGCCCAGTACGCCGTCGCTCGGGCGCTCGAGACCACCTCGCCGGACTACTACGCGGCGTGTCGTAGCCGCCTCGAATCCCGCATCGACACGTTCTGCGGGGCGCTCGCCGACAGCGGCGCAGCGTACGACCGACCCGAGGGCGGCTTCTACGTGATGGCGCGCTTCCCCGACTTCCCGGGAACGTTCGAGAACGTCTACGAGCTCGTCGACGAGGCCGGCGTGGCGGGGATGCCGGGGGAGGCGTTCGGCGAGTCGCGGGCCGACTGGATTCGGTTCGCGCTGGTCTCCCCGCGGGTCGAGGAAGCGGCGACGCGGCTGGCCGCGCACTTCGGGTGA
- a CDS encoding metal-dependent hydrolase, whose amino-acid sequence MNKRGHVLNAILLSIGLGYVLDPSGDVTTFATIAEVFLPVVLGALFPDVDTAFGKHRKTLHNLPVLVVFLAHPIYHAGNLQWVWLGVLSHYVLDYLGSRRGIALFYPLSDREYGFPSGVTTSSEHAELVTVAITALELAAIAVLVHVLPTYLPPDVTQLLAENTALVA is encoded by the coding sequence ATGAACAAACGCGGGCACGTGCTGAACGCGATTCTGTTGAGTATCGGCCTCGGGTACGTCCTCGACCCCTCCGGCGACGTCACGACGTTCGCGACCATCGCCGAGGTGTTCCTCCCGGTGGTGCTGGGGGCGCTCTTTCCCGACGTGGACACGGCCTTCGGGAAGCACCGCAAGACCCTCCACAACCTGCCGGTCCTCGTCGTCTTCCTGGCACACCCCATCTACCACGCCGGCAACCTCCAGTGGGTCTGGCTCGGCGTCCTCTCCCACTACGTCCTCGATTACCTGGGGTCGCGGCGCGGCATCGCGTTGTTTTACCCGCTCTCGGACCGCGAGTACGGCTTCCCCTCGGGCGTCACTACCTCCAGTGAACACGCCGAGCTGGTGACCGTCGCCATCACGGCCCTCGAACTGGCCGCCATCGCGGTCCTGGTCCACGTCCTCCCGACGTACCTGCCGCCGGACGTGACCCAGCTGCTCGCCGAGAACACCGCCCTGGTCGCCTAA
- a CDS encoding CinA family protein produces MPDERDSPVEERVGDVLRGRGETVAVAESCTGGLVGSLLTDVPGSSDYFDRSLVTYSNDAKQDLLAVSRESLDAHGAVSEPVAGEMARAVRDTAGTDWGVATTGVAGPDGGTEATPVGTVYVGLAFAAPWTTGDSWVEVTRHEFDGSRTEVKDRIARQALADLLAAADEE; encoded by the coding sequence ATGCCCGACGAACGAGACAGTCCAGTCGAGGAACGCGTCGGCGACGTGCTCCGTGGTCGGGGCGAGACCGTCGCCGTCGCCGAGTCCTGCACCGGTGGCCTGGTCGGGTCGCTGCTCACCGACGTCCCCGGGTCCAGCGACTACTTCGACCGCTCGCTTGTCACCTACTCCAACGACGCGAAACAGGACCTGCTGGCCGTCTCGCGCGAGTCGCTGGACGCCCACGGCGCCGTCTCCGAACCCGTCGCCGGCGAGATGGCGCGCGCGGTCAGAGACACCGCCGGGACCGACTGGGGCGTCGCGACCACGGGCGTCGCGGGTCCCGACGGCGGCACCGAGGCGACGCCCGTGGGCACGGTCTACGTCGGCCTCGCCTTCGCCGCGCCCTGGACGACCGGCGACTCGTGGGTCGAGGTCACGCGCCACGAGTTCGACGGGTCCCGCACCGAGGTGAAAGATCGGATCGCCCGGCAGGCGCTCGCGGACCTCCTCGCGGCCGCGGACGAGGAGTGA